The Candidatus Margulisiibacteriota bacterium genome contains a region encoding:
- a CDS encoding electron transfer flavoprotein subunit beta/FixA family protein, whose translation MNIVVCIKQVPDTNDVRIDPKTNTLIREGVKSIINPFDENAVEAALRLRDAGGGKVTVITMGPPQAADALKTAIAMGADEAVLISDRAFAGADTWATSYTLSQAIKKIGAYDLVLFGKQAIDGDTAQVGPGVAEFLDIPQITFAISIESEGGKIRVKRQLEDTSEIVEAALPAAVTVIKQINEPRLPSLKGQMRAKKMVIPSWSAKDIAADENNTGLNGSPTKVVRIFTPPPRGKSELLEGEPETIAKTLFDKLKEQKVI comes from the coding sequence ATGAACATTGTAGTCTGCATAAAACAGGTGCCTGACACCAATGATGTCAGGATAGACCCTAAAACCAACACCCTCATCAGAGAGGGCGTAAAGAGCATCATCAATCCCTTTGACGAGAACGCCGTTGAAGCCGCTTTGAGGCTCCGGGATGCCGGCGGCGGCAAAGTTACCGTTATCACCATGGGCCCTCCGCAGGCAGCCGACGCGCTCAAGACCGCGATAGCGATGGGAGCGGACGAAGCCGTGCTCATATCCGACAGGGCATTTGCCGGAGCGGACACCTGGGCCACCTCTTACACCCTTTCGCAGGCCATAAAAAAGATAGGCGCATATGATCTGGTCCTTTTTGGAAAACAGGCCATAGACGGCGATACAGCTCAGGTGGGCCCCGGGGTAGCAGAGTTTTTGGACATCCCGCAGATAACCTTTGCCATCAGCATAGAATCCGAGGGCGGCAAGATACGGGTCAAGCGCCAGCTGGAGGACACTTCAGAGATAGTAGAAGCGGCTCTTCCGGCTGCCGTTACCGTCATAAAGCAGATAAATGAACCCAGGCTGCCTTCGCTAAAGGGGCAGATGAGGGCAAAAAAGATGGTTATCCCCTCGTGGAGCGCAAAAGACATAGCGGCAGACGAGAACAATACCGGGTTGAACGGCTCTCCCACAAAAGTGGTGCGGATATTTACTCCGCCGCCAAGGGGAAAGAGCGAGCTGCTGGAGGGCGAGCCGGAAACAATTGCAAAAACCCTGTTTGACAAACTCAAGGAACAAAAGGTGATCTGA